A genomic region of Methanobrevibacter wolinii SH contains the following coding sequences:
- the cca gene encoding CCA tRNA nucleotidyltransferase: protein MNYREILKEITPDDTEKKEIKEISNKLIKDINNICKKNNIDAEGIKVGSVAKKTFLHGKSDIDIFISFPINTPTDTLKEKGLEIGYEVTKENNGASNQHFASHPYLTSIIDDYEIDFVPCYNIKSAEEMKSAVDRTILHTKYIKSHLKEEQISEVLLLKQFMDCVGVYGSEFKVGGFAGYLCEILILKYGNFENLIKEVSNWRYGTVIDLENYGTQDLFDDPLIAIDPTDKNRNVGAALRIDKMEEFIEACRNFEKSDDKIKFFHPIKKNNLKKENIIKEFTKHGGKTYIIEFNIPNVVSDTLHPQLKKTEESLREKLEEEDFKVFKSGYWTNEKDKGILIFEMSVYKLNNIKIHYGPKIWAKKACENFKKANGENCYSFNEFLVINKKRKFINATDFIEHIFKPENISRIKIGKNLKEPALKTYKIYLLENYLKTINKNDLEDLLEYLDNFLNPGQKTRR from the coding sequence ATGAATTATAGGGAAATTTTAAAAGAGATAACACCAGATGATACTGAAAAAAAAGAGATTAAAGAAATATCAAATAAATTAATTAAAGATATTAATAATATATGTAAAAAGAATAATATTGATGCAGAAGGTATAAAAGTAGGTTCTGTAGCTAAAAAAACATTTTTACATGGAAAATCAGATATTGATATTTTTATTAGCTTCCCTATTAATACTCCTACAGATACACTTAAAGAAAAAGGTCTTGAAATTGGATATGAAGTTACTAAAGAAAATAATGGAGCAAGTAACCAACATTTTGCATCACACCCTTATTTAACTAGTATTATTGATGATTATGAAATAGATTTTGTACCTTGTTATAATATAAAAAGTGCTGAAGAAATGAAATCTGCAGTAGATAGAACAATATTACATACTAAATATATCAAATCACATCTTAAAGAAGAACAAATATCTGAAGTTTTACTCCTTAAACAATTCATGGATTGTGTTGGTGTTTATGGGTCTGAATTTAAAGTAGGGGGTTTTGCAGGTTATTTATGTGAAATACTTATATTAAAATATGGAAACTTTGAAAACCTTATAAAAGAAGTATCAAATTGGAGATATGGAACAGTTATTGATCTTGAAAATTATGGTACTCAAGATTTATTTGATGATCCATTAATAGCAATAGATCCTACTGATAAAAATCGTAATGTAGGTGCAGCTTTAAGAATAGATAAAATGGAAGAATTTATTGAAGCTTGCCGTAATTTTGAAAAATCTGATGATAAAATAAAATTTTTCCACCCAATTAAAAAAAATAATTTAAAAAAAGAAAATATAATTAAGGAATTTACAAAACATGGTGGAAAAACATATATTATTGAATTTAATATTCCTAATGTTGTATCAGATACATTACATCCACAATTAAAGAAAACTGAAGAATCTTTAAGAGAAAAACTTGAAGAAGAAGATTTTAAAGTATTTAAAAGTGGATACTGGACTAATGAAAAAGATAAAGGAATTTTAATATTTGAAATGAGTGTTTATAAATTAAATAATATTAAAATCCATTATGGACCAAAAATATGGGCTAAAAAAGCATGTGAAAACTTTAAAAAAGCAAATGGAGAAAACTGCTATAGTTTTAATGAATTTTTAGTTATAAATAAGAAAAGAAAATTTATTAATGCAACAGATTTTATTGAACATATATTTAAACCTGAAAACATAAGTAGAATTAAAATTGGTAAAAATTTAAAAGAACCTGCATTAAAAACATATAAAATTTATTTACTTGAAAATTACTTGAAAACTATAAATAAAAATGATTTAGAAGATTTATTAGAATATTTAGATAACTTCTTAAATCCTGGACAAAAAACCAGAAGATAA
- a CDS encoding TetR/AcrR family transcriptional regulator, translating into MKHKKTDIRKEITYKKLSNSLFKLLETKPFEEIKVIDICNDAGIHRSTFYYHFNDKYELLEKSIYEFTKELNNKIKDKEYKNIVEYYYILTKEYLEHINENRNIYLAMLNNNQHSESLGIIYNIVLENIKENLDLEIKKGKKYPVSTDIIAEYYSGAILKSTEYWIKNSERIDKEEFLKDLNILLFNPLINGDLGSLNQ; encoded by the coding sequence ATGAAACATAAAAAAACAGATATTAGAAAAGAAATAACCTACAAAAAATTATCAAATAGCTTATTTAAATTACTTGAAACAAAACCCTTTGAGGAAATTAAAGTAATTGATATTTGTAATGATGCAGGAATTCATAGAAGTACATTCTATTATCATTTTAATGATAAATATGAATTATTAGAAAAAAGTATTTATGAATTCACAAAAGAATTAAATAATAAAATCAAAGACAAGGAATATAAAAATATTGTAGAATATTATTATATACTAACAAAAGAATACTTAGAACATATTAATGAAAATAGAAATATTTACTTAGCAATGTTAAATAACAATCAACACAGTGAATCATTAGGAATAATATACAATATAGTACTAGAAAATATTAAAGAAAATCTTGATTTAGAAATAAAAAAAGGTAAAAAATATCCAGTTTCTACAGATATTATAGCAGAATATTATTCTGGTGCAATATTAAAATCAACTGAATATTGGATTAAAAATTCAGAAAGAATAGATAAAGAAGAATTTTTAAAAGATTTAAATATACTTTTATTTAATCCATTAATAAATGGAGATTTAGGTAGTTTAAATCAATAA
- the npdG gene encoding NADPH-dependent F420 reductase, with protein sequence MVVSVIGGTGPQGLGIAKRLAIAGVDVIVGSRKEDKALKIVNETKEELKDYDIASMEGMANEDAAKAGDIIIMTVPLVAQAPTLKTIKEFVKGKVFLDATVPLETALGGSVKRSIGLCEGSAAERTQALLEGTGAKVVCAFNNISNSQLLDIPEDIDCDCLIAGDDKEAKEIASDLINKISGVKAIDCGPLERARQIQEITPLLIALNIKYKSHFGGIRITGIDFDKI encoded by the coding sequence TTGGTAGTTAGTGTCATTGGTGGAACTGGACCTCAGGGTCTAGGTATTGCCAAACGATTAGCTATTGCAGGTGTAGATGTTATTGTTGGATCTAGAAAAGAAGATAAAGCTTTAAAGATTGTAAATGAAACTAAAGAAGAATTGAAAGATTATGACATTGCTTCTATGGAAGGTATGGCAAATGAAGATGCAGCAAAAGCTGGAGATATCATAATAATGACTGTTCCTTTAGTTGCACAAGCACCTACTTTAAAAACTATTAAAGAGTTTGTTAAAGGTAAAGTATTTTTAGATGCTACTGTACCATTAGAAACAGCACTTGGCGGATCTGTAAAAAGAAGTATTGGTTTATGTGAAGGATCTGCTGCAGAAAGAACCCAGGCTCTCTTAGAAGGAACTGGTGCAAAAGTTGTATGTGCTTTTAATAATATAAGTAATTCTCAACTTTTGGACATACCAGAAGATATAGATTGTGATTGTCTTATAGCTGGAGATGATAAAGAAGCTAAAGAAATTGCATCTGATTTAATTAATAAAATTTCAGGAGTTAAAGCTATTGATTGTGGTCCTCTTGAAAGAGCTAGACAAATTCAAGAAATTACTCCACTTCTCATTGCTTTAAATATTAAATATAAATCTCATTTCGGGGGAATTAGGATAACTGGAATTGATTTTGATAAAATTTAG
- a CDS encoding nitroreductase family protein: MESNSIFKRKSIRKYLDKDISDDDIKSILSAGMQAPSAFNTQPWEFIVVTNEDLINKLSNMSKYSKCAAGANKLILTMVNLEKVPLTRAWFTQDMSACTENILIEATELGIGSVWLGLYPDSKRIEFVSEIFDLPKNIVPFSLIALGYPTKEYEIKMNYDESKVHYNKF, translated from the coding sequence ATGGAGTCTAATTCAATTTTTAAAAGAAAAAGTATTCGTAAATATTTAGATAAAGATATTTCTGATGATGATATTAAGTCTATATTATCTGCTGGAATGCAGGCACCTTCAGCATTTAATACTCAACCTTGGGAATTTATTGTTGTAACTAATGAAGATTTAATTAATAAATTGTCTAATATGAGTAAATATTCAAAATGTGCAGCAGGTGCAAATAAATTAATTTTAACAATGGTTAATCTAGAAAAAGTACCTTTAACTAGAGCGTGGTTTACTCAAGATATGTCTGCATGTACTGAAAATATTTTAATTGAAGCTACTGAACTTGGTATTGGAAGTGTATGGTTAGGTTTGTATCCTGATTCTAAAAGAATAGAATTTGTATCTGAAATATTTGATTTACCTAAAAATATTGTTCCATTTTCACTTATTGCATTAGGTTATCCTACTAAAGAATATGAAATTAAAATGAATTATGATGAATCTAAAGTTCATTATAATAAATTTTAA
- the thpR gene encoding RNA 2',3'-cyclic phosphodiesterase: MSKIRSFLAIEVEDVLLNKIYNIEKDFKNIDANIKYVPTKNMHFTLKFFGNINEEMIDKISCSVEKVLENHKPFEIDISGSGAFPNENRIKVIWVGIKNNSNLKSLQEDLDVSFNKLGFELERNYVSHLTIGRMKNAKNKNLVQDKIKKYHNYEIGKMTVSSIVLKKSTLTPKGPIYENIKEFTL, from the coding sequence ATGAGTAAAATAAGAAGTTTTTTAGCTATTGAAGTTGAAGATGTTTTACTTAATAAGATTTATAATATTGAAAAGGATTTTAAAAATATTGATGCTAATATTAAATATGTTCCAACTAAGAATATGCACTTTACATTAAAATTTTTTGGAAATATTAATGAAGAGATGATTGATAAAATTTCATGTTCTGTAGAAAAAGTTTTAGAAAATCATAAACCTTTTGAAATTGATATTTCTGGTTCTGGTGCATTTCCAAATGAAAATAGAATAAAAGTTATTTGGGTGGGTATTAAAAATAATTCTAATCTAAAATCTCTTCAAGAAGATCTTGATGTTTCTTTTAATAAATTAGGGTTTGAACTTGAGAGAAATTATGTTTCTCATTTAACAATTGGTAGAATGAAAAATGCTAAAAATAAAAATTTAGTTCAAGATAAAATTAAGAAATATCATAATTATGAAATAGGTAAAATGACTGTTTCAAGTATTGTACTTAAAAAAAGTACTTTAACACCTAAAGGACCTATTTATGAAAATATTAAAGAGTTTACTCTTTAA
- a CDS encoding 3-dehydroquinate synthase II, with product MSEKFAWILNPIGNWDNTKEMITTSFESGIDHIVCFDSENNKNIRKLGNVNIVAPSDDSDVYLIGISGEGDGTLKLDNNLTKSKDLAKAKELKNKNIPVCAYIEITDKNHEQLAVKLGDICDYIILVSKDWTVIPLENIIADLQGKDVKIIAAVKSADEAKVAIETLEVGTDGVIFEPIEFNQIKDISKLIEEISSESYSLKDATITNIKPLGSGDRVCIDTTSIMYPGEGMLVGSYSKAMVLVHSESLESEYVASRPFRVNAGPVQAYVMVPNGKTHYLSELGAGDEVLIVNTKGETRKSIVGRCKIERRPLLLIEAKYKDIDIKTIVQNAETIRLVDDKESAISVAELKPGDKIKVYIDEKARHFGMSIEENIIEK from the coding sequence ATGTCAGAAAAATTTGCTTGGATATTAAACCCAATAGGCAATTGGGACAATACTAAAGAAATGATTACAACATCATTTGAATCTGGAATTGACCATATAGTATGTTTTGATTCAGAAAATAATAAGAACATAAGAAAATTAGGTAATGTTAATATCGTTGCACCTAGTGATGATAGTGATGTTTATTTAATAGGTATTTCTGGTGAAGGTGATGGAACACTTAAATTAGATAATAATTTAACTAAATCAAAAGATTTAGCTAAAGCTAAAGAACTTAAAAACAAAAATATTCCTGTTTGTGCCTATATAGAAATCACAGATAAAAACCATGAACAATTAGCTGTAAAACTTGGAGATATCTGCGATTATATAATATTAGTTAGTAAAGATTGGACTGTAATTCCACTTGAAAATATCATTGCAGATTTACAAGGAAAAGATGTTAAAATTATAGCAGCTGTAAAATCAGCAGATGAAGCTAAAGTAGCTATTGAAACATTAGAAGTAGGTACTGATGGAGTTATTTTTGAACCAATTGAATTTAATCAAATCAAAGATATCTCAAAACTCATTGAAGAGATTTCAAGTGAAAGCTATAGTCTCAAAGATGCTACTATAACCAATATTAAACCACTTGGATCTGGTGATAGAGTATGTATTGATACTACTAGTATTATGTATCCTGGTGAAGGTATGCTTGTTGGATCATATTCAAAAGCTATGGTACTTGTACACTCTGAAAGTTTAGAAAGTGAATATGTTGCTTCACGTCCATTTAGAGTAAATGCAGGACCTGTTCAAGCATATGTAATGGTTCCTAATGGAAAAACTCATTATTTATCAGAACTTGGAGCTGGTGATGAAGTATTAATAGTTAACACTAAAGGTGAAACTAGAAAATCAATAGTAGGTAGATGTAAAATTGAAAGAAGACCTCTTCTTTTAATTGAAGCAAAATATAAAGATATTGATATTAAAACTATTGTTCAAAATGCTGAAACCATTAGACTTGTTGATGATAAAGAATCTGCAATTTCTGTTGCAGAACTAAAACCAGGTGACAAAATAAAAGTTTACATAGATGAAAAAGCTCGTCACTTTGGTATGAGTATTGAAGAAAATATAATTGAAAAATAG
- a CDS encoding 2-amino-3,7-dideoxy-D-threo-hept-6-ulosonate synthase: MMIGKKIRLERIINRKTNKTVIAPMDHGVSDGPIKGIVNLDKTIESISKGGANAVLMHKGIVENGHRGYGKDIGLIIHLSASTSLSRDPNNKVLVTSVERAIQLGADAVSIHVNVGSETEPYMLEELGSVAETCSQWGMPLLAMMYPRGPGIKDEHDVEVVKHAARVGAELGADIVKTNYTGDPASFEEVVEGALVPVIIAGGPSVDSDKDLLQMTKDAIEVGGAGVAFGRNFFQAENPEKMTKAVSEIVHNGMDVEEALKILK; this comes from the coding sequence ATAATGATAGGTAAAAAAATACGTCTTGAACGTATAATTAACCGCAAAACAAATAAAACTGTTATTGCACCTATGGATCATGGCGTTTCTGATGGTCCTATTAAAGGAATTGTTAACCTTGATAAAACTATAGAAAGTATTTCTAAAGGTGGAGCAAATGCAGTACTTATGCATAAAGGTATTGTAGAAAATGGTCACAGAGGTTACGGAAAAGATATTGGTTTAATTATCCACTTATCTGCAAGTACTTCTTTAAGTCGTGACCCTAATAATAAAGTCCTTGTTACTAGTGTAGAAAGAGCTATTCAACTTGGTGCTGATGCAGTATCTATACATGTAAATGTAGGTTCTGAAACTGAACCATACATGTTAGAAGAATTAGGTTCTGTTGCAGAAACTTGTAGTCAATGGGGTATGCCACTTTTAGCTATGATGTACCCACGTGGACCAGGAATAAAAGATGAACATGATGTTGAAGTTGTAAAACATGCAGCACGTGTTGGTGCAGAACTTGGTGCAGATATTGTAAAAACAAATTATACTGGAGATCCTGCAAGCTTTGAAGAAGTTGTTGAAGGAGCTTTAGTACCTGTAATCATAGCAGGCGGTCCAAGTGTAGACTCTGATAAAGATTTACTCCAAATGACCAAAGATGCAATTGAAGTTGGTGGAGCTGGAGTAGCTTTCGGACGTAATTTCTTCCAAGCTGAAAATCCTGAAAAAATGACTAAAGCTGTTTCTGAAATTGTTCACAATGGAATGGATGTTGAAGAAGCTTTAAAAATTTTAAAATAG
- a CDS encoding methyltransferase domain-containing protein has protein sequence MIQLNYKMKLYRKNLKKILKPTDTVIELGCHVGGSSKIIAEIIKEGKLIAIDNSPEAIPKMKKLEEEYDNIKFISGDVRLHNIIQEACKITDKCDLLSVDLGGGYHPDTVFKVFYIWSSTFKPKNSIIRNKGLIDFVNTSYVEEDLISKNGYLDSYGDEGIPPQIKEFNLWTNSLKQ, from the coding sequence ATGATACAACTTAACTACAAGATGAAACTATATAGAAAAAACCTTAAAAAAATATTAAAACCTACTGATACAGTAATAGAACTTGGATGTCATGTTGGTGGAAGTTCTAAGATTATTGCAGAAATAATAAAAGAAGGTAAATTAATAGCAATAGATAATAGCCCAGAAGCAATTCCAAAAATGAAAAAATTAGAAGAAGAATATGATAATATCAAATTTATAAGTGGAGATGTGAGACTCCATAATATTATTCAAGAAGCTTGTAAAATAACAGATAAATGTGATTTATTATCTGTAGATTTAGGTGGAGGATATCATCCAGATACTGTATTTAAAGTATTTTACATATGGTCTTCAACATTTAAACCAAAAAATTCAATTATTAGAAACAAAGGATTAATAGATTTTGTAAATACTTCATATGTTGAAGAAGATTTAATATCAAAAAATGGTTATTTAGATTCATATGGTGATGAAGGAATCCCTCCACAAATTAAAGAATTCAATTTATGGACAAATTCATTAAAACAATAA
- a CDS encoding pantoate kinase, with the protein MISVFVPGHITGFFSIFPKENKLKKGSLGCGVLLDKGVTSSIKERNKDGINIKINGKNDSYHTIISKETIDIINKDYQIDKYLNKLDINGLEINHNIEVPIGCGFGTSASSSLGVAILLKDTLNLPITYEEAGKYAHLSEVSLNCGLGDVIAEMSKGIVLRTKPGAPGFGKTEYINSDYKIVSKSLDKIDTSTIITDPDYQKRITKEGIKAQKEYLKNPSSKNFIECSYNFSKKIGLFNNEIIDLIDEFNEFCIGSSMAMIGNTVFGLCKDTSTLDKKYTINNIENNGIQIKKNNI; encoded by the coding sequence ATGATTTCAGTATTTGTACCTGGACATATAACTGGATTTTTTTCAATATTTCCAAAAGAAAATAAATTAAAAAAAGGATCATTAGGTTGTGGAGTTTTACTTGATAAAGGAGTTACTTCAAGTATTAAAGAAAGAAATAAAGATGGAATAAATATTAAAATTAATGGTAAAAATGATTCCTATCATACAATTATAAGTAAAGAAACAATTGATATAATAAACAAAGATTATCAAATAGATAAATATCTTAATAAGCTTGATATAAATGGACTTGAAATTAATCATAATATTGAAGTACCTATTGGATGTGGATTTGGAACTTCAGCATCATCAAGTCTAGGAGTAGCAATATTACTAAAAGATACTTTAAATTTACCAATTACTTATGAAGAAGCTGGAAAATATGCTCATCTTAGTGAAGTTTCTTTAAATTGTGGACTTGGTGATGTAATAGCAGAGATGTCTAAAGGAATTGTACTTAGAACAAAACCTGGAGCACCAGGTTTTGGAAAAACAGAATATATTAACTCAGATTATAAAATAGTATCAAAATCATTAGATAAAATTGATACATCAACAATAATAACAGACCCAGATTATCAAAAAAGAATAACAAAAGAAGGAATTAAAGCACAAAAGGAATATTTAAAAAATCCATCAAGTAAAAATTTTATAGAATGTTCTTATAATTTTTCAAAAAAGATTGGCTTATTTAATAATGAAATTATTGATTTAATAGATGAATTTAATGAATTTTGTATTGGTTCATCAATGGCTATGATTGGAAATACAGTATTTGGATTATGTAAAGATACAAGTACTTTAGATAAAAAATACACCATCAATAATATTGAAAACAATGGAATACAAATTAAAAAGAACAATATTTAA
- a CDS encoding histidinol phosphate phosphatase domain-containing protein, with product MTNKRIDLHMHSLFSDGELLPSELARRAYVLGHSDIAITDHVDYYNIENITNIQNAIDDINNNWDINVILGVEITHVPPSSIKPLAIRARELGAKIVVVHGETLSEPVVEGTNHAAALCPEVDIIGHPGLISKEDAILAKENDIALEISCRAGHCLGNGHVADIASEVGNRLVVDTDTHAPEDLVNFDKAYNIALGAGLSEYEAKKAVIDNPKYILKKHDLI from the coding sequence ATGACTAATAAAAGAATTGATTTACACATGCATAGTCTATTTTCAGATGGTGAGCTACTTCCTTCAGAACTTGCAAGAAGAGCATATGTTTTAGGTCATAGTGATATAGCTATTACTGATCATGTTGATTATTATAATATTGAAAATATTACTAATATACAAAATGCAATTGATGATATAAATAATAATTGGGATATTAATGTTATACTTGGAGTTGAAATAACTCATGTTCCACCTTCTTCAATTAAACCTCTTGCAATTAGAGCAAGAGAATTAGGTGCTAAAATTGTTGTAGTTCATGGTGAAACCTTATCTGAACCTGTAGTTGAAGGTACAAATCATGCTGCAGCATTGTGTCCTGAAGTAGATATTATTGGTCATCCTGGTTTAATTTCAAAAGAAGATGCAATTTTAGCTAAAGAAAATGATATTGCTCTTGAAATTAGTTGTAGAGCAGGTCATTGTCTTGGTAATGGTCATGTTGCAGATATTGCTTCTGAAGTGGGTAATCGTTTAGTTGTTGATACTGATACACATGCTCCTGAAGATTTAGTAAATTTTGATAAAGCATATAATATAGCTTTAGGTGCAGGTTTATCTGAATATGAAGCAAAAAAAGCTGTTATTGATAATCCAAAGTATATTCTTAAAAAGCATGATTTAATTTAG